In Micropterus dolomieu isolate WLL.071019.BEF.003 ecotype Adirondacks linkage group LG09, ASM2129224v1, whole genome shotgun sequence, the DNA window AGCACAGTATTTATACTGCTGTATACATCTGACCTATAGTATATTCATATTTAGATTACTGTCTATACTACATATATCTGAACTGTATTGCACTATTTGTACTTACAGTATACcttcatatatacagtatatatacctGCTTATCCTATAGTATTCATTTCACACTGTCAGCACTGCTCAGTTGTACAGAGTGATGTGAATCTATTTTTGGGTGAGAATACAGACACCAGCTGCAGAGAGCAAACTAACCAGAGACCAACCAAAGTTTTAAGTTTTACGCCATAGAAACCCTGTTTTGCTCATCTCATGCACGCACACAAAGGCATGCATGCCGGGCAGGTGATGCGATACAAAGTCCTCACAATGGTGTCACGCTATTTCACTGATCAACGGGTGACCTTAACACGCCAGGAAAAACAGCAGTGCACCAGCCAAGGCGGCAAAGAAGAAATTAATGAATATGGATATAAACaatgctgtatttaaaataataaaaaaattggctttgcaaatgtttatgaggaaggaaattcACTCAACACTTTAGTTAGAgctcaaggatacacacaatgaGTTTGTAAACGCGACAGGGCGGCTGATCTAATCtaatgtttaacattttgacCTGCAACAAAATGAATGCTGGTAGAAACTGCTGATTAAGGTAGTTTAGGAAATattaaaaaactttttatgAAGCTTGCTGCATTAAGCCTTGTGACTGGTGGGGCCTGATGTGTGCTGCAGGCACCCAGTGACGCCACACACCATAATTCCGGTGTGTTGTTCtgcactttattgttttacctTCACTTATGTTCCGCCTGTTTGTGCTCTGTGAGCCTGTTACAAAATACCAGCATGTTCAGTGTGAGGGTTTAAGGGTTTGATGCTTTTCTTCCTCATACATGATGTAAACTACATAGTAACATTTCTTTGGGTTTTCAACTGTTTGGTTAGATTAAGCAAAACATTTGAAGAAGTCacctttctgacattttatagacaaaaaatGAATCAAGTAATCTAGAAAATAATTGCCAGAttaatttatggtgaaaatagTATTTCAGAGACTAAAATGTTGCACTTCAGTGCCACTGGAGGTCAAAAGCTCCTCAAGGTGGTTTTGACTGGTATTGTAATGGGTTGATTTGACTGTTACGTCAGCAAAGTGTctttacatttactgaagtGTGAATTTTACAATTGGCTTTTGAAAGGAAGGTTTTTCAGATTATTTTACCtacactttacattttatttttattcacttaTTCTCATAAAGATATGCAGGAAAATATGAACTTAATTCTTGCTGTTAACGTAGGGGCCCTATGGCGGCTATGGcacaggagatagagcgggttgcctgttaatcggaactggtcggaaggttggcggttcaatccccgcctcctccaggctgcatgtcgaagtgtccttgggcaaattgctgttccaccagtgtgtgaatgatagtttctgtttgagcacttaggctcagtgtgtgaatggtgaatgcagatgtagtgtaaaagcgctttgagtggtcgaaaagactagaaaggcgctatacagagcatttattTACTACCAGCAGGTAATaaggatttttgttttgtgctttgaTTCATATAAACTCAAGATCACAACAGAAAACAGGACCCGGGACCCTGTTGCTCCACCCTCCCTGTGCACCAGTCTGTGCCTCTTAATTGCAGAGGACTAACTGTTTCCTGTAACATCTCGTCTGCAATTAGTCTCACATTTGCCTTTATTACATGCTGAAGCCCAAAACAAAGTCTCAAATCTGCCACTCTGGAGCATTTTCATATCCAGGTAGACTCTGAAAGCAGGGCACGCTGTAGGAAATGGCTGCCGTCaccattgttttaaaaaaaaaaaaaagaaaggtaaaGGCAAGAGCACTTTTAGTGAAATTCCTGTGTAAACCTTACCCATATTACATTAAACTAGTGTCCTCAGTGTCAATAAAAAGCAACATATAGAAGAACATTTCTTTGTCAAGTGAGAACACAGCTCTGTGTGTTCCCTCCAACCAATGAGCTTCAACGTTGTTTAAATTTTGCTCTTATTGAGGTATTCTTGCACATTCACCCATCACTTTTACAGTATCACCCTAAAGTCACTGCTACATGTTGTACGTCTATGTTTAGCACAGCTTTAGAAGCACAGCTCTCAATTATAATGGTGTGAACAATACTTTCCTTGGACTGTCACAGAAGTGAAGGCTTGTGTCTGCACTGTCCATACCCAAATTGTAATAAGTAGTAGTGAAAGAGTAACTGCACAAGTCATAGGAACACGACTCTCCTTGGAATGCAGTGATCCAACTTTTCTGTCTCAATACAATTCTGTTATCTCAAATAGGTTTGGGCAGTAAACCAGGGTATTTAGAAATCCAGACGCACCTCTTTCTATTAAACTGGTACAGAGACGCTGTACTGAGGTGATGTACTGTAGCGTACGCCCTCAATGTAGGCATGCAACCCCGTATGAAACTGCCTGACAATCACCCCCCTTCATCTTTCTAGCAGTTGGTACAGAGCTGCACCTAACAATTGtcttttaatcaattaatctaatgagttatttattgattaataaaagaaaatctaGAAATCTTGATTCATTTATCACATTACATctacatatatttatacacatatTTTATTCAGTCATCGTCCTGAAGAAGAGACACATTTAGTCATATGTCCTAGTCATTGCTGTGTtatgatccatccatccatccaaccatccatccctccatcgtcaaccgcttctGCGCAGAAGCCAATccagtcccagctgacatcgggcgaaaggcggggtacaccctggacaggtcgccagtccatcctgtgttatgatataaataataattagaatCGACCCCTATTTGTCAGATGTCGCATCACAACGACACTTGGTGTAACATTACATTACCATGACAGGAGCAGTGCAGAAATGACTTTTAACATGTTGGTGATAGAAAATCTATTTCAAGAGACTACTACTAACAGAAACTCCTCAGATTGATCCTCATGTTGATTGTACTAATATATTTGTGTGGGTACAAAAAGGAAACAGGATTTGCAGTGCTGTCTTGCTGCCGTATTGACAAAGTGCACTGGGATAAGCCGTCTCCAATGTACAGGGCACCTCTGTCTTAAATACTCCCAAACTGTAGATATTCATagtgaggtttttttttagctgtagCTTGTTCTTCGGGGGAATCTATGCTTTGACAATGCGCAGTACTTCATTGCAATGCGACGCACGTTATGCAAATTGACGTATTTCTGTAATCAATCAGCCTTAAGGGAGTAAAGAACACACAGGAGCtttaagtcacaacaatagaccgACACATTCTGCTtgaactaataccacacaaacaattatatgttttcatgtttttattgaatacACTGAGTAAATAGTCACAGTGtagggtggaaaaagtatgggaacccctaggctaatgacttctccaaaagctaattAGACTCAGGAGTCAGCCAACAATGAGGCGAGATTGGAAGTGTTGATTAGAGCTGTCCTGccttataaaaacacacaccaattttaattttgttattcCCATGAAGCTTTGCTTGATGTGAACCATGCCTTGACCAAAAAGCTCTCACAAGACCGAAGATTAAGAATTGGTGACTTGGATGAATCTGGAAAGGGTTACAGAAGTATCTCTAAAAGTCTTGATGATCAGTCCACAGTAAGACAAACTGTCTATAAATTAGAAAAAGTTAAGCACTGTTGCTACTCTCCCCAGGAGTGGCCGTCCTGCAAAGATGACTGCACGAGCACAGAGCAGAATGCTCAATGAGGTTAAGAAGAATCCTAGAGTGTCACAGAAATCTCtggaacatgctaacatctctgttgacGACTGTACAATACATAAAACTAAACAAGAATGGAGTTCATGGGAAGACACCATGGTGGAAGCCACTGCTGTccaaaaaaacactgctgcaaGTCTGAAGTTGCAAAAGAGCACCTGGATGTTCTACAACACTACAggcaaaatattctgtggatAGATGAAACTaaagttgagttgtttggaaGGAACAAAAACCCTATGTATGGAGGAAAAAGGCccaccaacatcaaaacctcatcccaacAGTAAGATATGGTGGAGGGGGCATCATGACttggggctgctttgctgccTCAGGGCCAGGAAGGGTTGCTATCATCGACAGAAATATTTATTCCAAAGTTTATCAAGACAAATCAAGAGAATGAAAGGCCATCCGTCTGCCAGTTGAAACTCAACAGGAGATGGGTGATACATCaacgacaacgacccaaagcacagaagtaaatcaacaacagaatggcttcagcagaagaacCGACtaatttaacagttttggattttattgtttttttatgttcaaactgaaaattgtattcactataattccataaAATTGAATCTAATAGTACGAAATCAAATAGAACTCATATTGCTTTCAACTTGTGAGTATTATTTCAGTTTCGGGTTCCAAATTCATTTTTGACATTCAGTTTAAACTCTGAGGCACTCATCCAGAGGCACTCTAGACTAGAATTGAAGAGCTCCAATTCAATCCAACTCTCTTCAAAGGACTTCTTCGGACCGCAAGGCTTTCTGGGTATGTAGGCTATGAGGTTAGCTGTGTAGTCTCTTGTGGGCctccacaaataaatcagtgtgttagaaacacacatacagtttaaTGCCCATCAACTTAAAAGGCTCAATAGAGGaataaacaacatttcacaTGCAGTCTGTAACCATGAAAAAGCACTTTCATGTGCATCATTACAGCTACATTGAATTACAGAATGGTCACTGTAATTCACCAACATGCTTTCAGGTCTTGACAGAATTAAAGCTTTGTTTTTGGCAAACTGCTTTAATTGTGAACCTTTCCTGGAAATCTTGCATAGTCATAACTAaatcaaacaaaactaaatgtcGAAAGCTCTATAACCACCCCTAGGTGCTGCCCATCTCATTATACCCCAAACTGTTGGACCAAACAAACTACATACTGATGATTTTGCTGTTCTCAGAGCATTATTACTAAGTAAACATGTGAAGATAGCCGGTCAAGGAACCACCAAATTAaagagggtttttttcttttgggaCTATGACTATGTTCAATAAATGTCATGGCACTATTGTATGAATGGTAATCAAGCCACAAAATCAACTGGGTGTACTGACGGTATGATTGTAAATCCCATGTAGTGACCAGAATGGAAAGTGTTCATCCTCCAATCCAATATTTGGATTACAGTTTTAATGGAACCTTGTGGTAGGGTTAAGCAActatgggttaagtgtcttgctcagggacacaatggtggatgggtcacagtggggagtgaACCCAggcctctcacaccaaaggcatgtgtcttatccattgcgccatcaccaccctacCATGTTGCAATATATAGTTTAAACCTTGACCTGTGTGTTTGACTGGACTATTTCCTGTTCAAGTTCACACGTTGTCTTAACTGGAGAAATGACAAAATTATGTCAGTAATGATTACcttaaaacttcaattaatagccgagtccccaAATAGCCACCTAGcctgtttactggcctggtgtgggaacacattttgacaaataaacacaggtctcgATTAGAGGCCTGGTCCTGTTTTTATATAGCTTccatggatgtataaaacctcttaaacccaaCTGGGTCGCCCGCTtaagctgcttctaagctgcttagatcgttaatccaaatattaatgtttaaacgtatgatcagtatgcacatgctacacatcgttagatcagttagattctccacaattcaatcgttgaGTTCAATTAATgaaacaacgagccccaaagtctaattcttatagatttaccggtgtaacctgcatggtacaagagatggGGGAAAAATAAGTGCCGACTCCTGTTACGTTTGAATCGCTCCTTAAGttcgaatgtgtccgttccttgatgaTTAAATTCCtaaagggtccaccgatcaaaagagtTAAAACATCTTGTGaacctgtcatgtgaagtccaccactctctgtctgctaacctCTGCCACACtgctctcatcctgcaccctgttgttgcTTTCATTACAtggctgccttcaaaataaaagtgcataagctgtctgtcggagctagatgaattaaatgatgtgtatttgatattattggataatttttatacaagtaatattctgtttgaaataaataaactgtgtgtCTAAACGTAATATTTCAACAACACTGACATTAAATCTGTGTCTCCTTTTCCTCATAGTCATCCTGTGCAGTTCCAGCTCAACCCACCTACACAATGCACCCTACAGCTTTACCTACCACAGCGCCAATAGCAGGGACCTCAGCAGTGGAAGCTGCTTCGACTCTCCCGGATCTCCTCGGGGACATCCCTTTCACTTTGGCTCCTCATGTCCTGGCCATGCAGGCAGGGTTTCCCCTGATTCCTGATGTGCTGCTCTCCCGGGACATAAACTACAACCTGTCTAGCTTTCAGTATGACTTCACTTTAGAGAACTCTGTGCTTCATAATGCCTAGTCTGCCTAGTctgtttaaattttaatatCAGGACTGTCATCAGGAGTTCACACTGTGGGAAACTTGGTTTATTGTTGGTCATGTGAGAGCTTCCAGCAAATGCGATTCTGTAGAATTATGAACAAGTAAAAGCTCCCACACAATAAGTCGTAGTGTTAAAACTGTAAAGGATTGAATTTCTGTTATTAGTTTCTTCTCTGTTTACTACTTTCAATGTAGATgcattgaaatgaaatgaatgtaGCCAAAGCATTGCAACAGCAGTCAAGGATAAATATAGCTAAAGGTCGAGTTTGGGTCTCAAATTTGGCAGTACCAGTCAGGTGCTAAAGACCTGGAAATGAGTCAGGTTCAGGTCTCAGTTTTAGGTGTACTGACTGCGTGTGCTTCTTGCCCCATCAGACTgtaaaggccaatttatacttttATAAATCTGACAGCGGAGGCATACTAGGTCTGTTAGGACTTGACTTAGAAACCAGTGGGTTGCTGGATCGAGTCCAGCACGACCCATGCCGAAGAATGCAGAGAACCAATATCCCCTTccaaaagaatttcccctcggggatcaacaaagtatttctgattctcaTTCCGAGCCAACCAATCAGAGTCCTTGCGGTCTGCGTCATCAcaacgtgtagttacattttgggGGGAGATGCTTGTTAGGCTGCAGCGTACCTGGTGTAGATTCagcacagaagtataaattggccttaaaGCCTCTATTTTGCCACATCTCACAACTAGTCTTATATACAGTCATTTAATGACAGATTCAAATGGTAGCCAAAACTACAGAAAAAAGACCTGGGTTGTACTGAATTAGAACAATTCTTTAAGGGAAGGTTTATATTGTAACCTTCACTTTCATTGCATCGTCCTTATCTGTTTGTGACAGCGTGCCATTTCAAATGGTATAAAAGAGactttttttcagttcatttgaGGGTGTGGCACCCACATGATGAAGCAATAACTTCAATCGAAGTCGTTAATGCAGAAACGGCTGGCCAAGAAGTTGCCTACCACTACATGGAGTTAAGCCCAAGTCTACAGTAGGATCATTGGATGGATAGTACTAATTCAAATGACTTTTGAGTCATCTATTTATGTACAAATTGCAACATGTGgagattgtttatttttaccgACTCCAGCACttaatgtaataatttaatattaggCAATTTATATATTTGACATTATATGTAGCAAAAACACTTCCTGCCACAGTTAATGCTTTGACTATTTTACAGCTGTTATTCCCTACCACTTGTCACCATGTTTGACTTTTGCTCCCTGAATGTAGCCTCCCTTTTGATCCAGCGTTATGTTTCTGCCAGCGTTAGttactgtgttgtttattctgGCTGCATTTTCCACTGACTTTGCTTTTCGTTGGTTATGGCACACCTTTTTTTGTTATGATGCAGTCAAATGTACATGCCATTAATTATCACTTGGGTTGGTCTGCTGCGCTGACATActgtaaattacattacatttcttcatttagctgacgcttttatccaaagcgacttacaattgctgtacatgtcagaggtcgcacgcctctggagcaactaggggttaagtgtcttgctcagggacacaatggtggatgggtcacagtgggaagtTGAAACTGGGTCTCTCACCCCAAAGGCAtctgtcttatccattgcacagTCACCACCCCAAAAATTCCCATTCATGGACAGCATAGACAAGGCGACTAGTACTAAGTAGTATCTCTGCTGAAATATGGCAGAATATGCTGGTGAGGACGAGTTAGCCTCAAAAATGTGGCACGTTTTTTGCAGGACTACAGAAAGTGTAACAAGgctgtcaatatttaaatgtgtattgaaacaaaatacttttcttaGCCAAAGTCTAAGCCCAGGGGTCTGTTTATGTACCGAAACTTGTACTTTTAGATATTTGTGGCCATAAAATCTTTCGCAAACGTTTTACGGACAGATACTTTTATCTAACGGCAGAGCAGACAAACACGCAGGTAGTGGGTTAGCAAGCTGTtactgctgctgcaaagctgaCCAGTGGAGATCAGCTGTCACAAACAgcaaaaaatgacaacaaatggACAAGACAGTACTGGCCTATTGTTTGTGTGAAACAGCAAAGCTAACGTGACTCACCTGTTGACAGAAACAGAGCGTCGGCCTTCAAATCTCGGAGGTTTCTCCAGCACTGAAACGCCTCAACGATGTTAACACGGGTCTTCGCCCTTGCCTGGTCATATGACTTGTTTCAATGTGTACCTTCAGACCTTTTCgtctttggctgtttcttgGCCATATCACCTTCAGGACAGTGCCTAGAGTCCCATAATGAGTCCAGCATGTTCAAATGTACCAGTGTTTACAACTTTCTCGCTCCCATTGCTCCCTGCATGAGCACGCTGATTGGCTGAAACAATGTTGTGGGGAAGGCCCGCACcgtttacagagccagggctgtttGGGGAATctagagcacacacaaaacggaGTGCTAGTGTACCGTGAGGAAACACAGAATTTAACAATAAGTATCGTGATTGATTACTCTACCCTTTAACagccaggagagagaggggtatGACATGCAACATGTTTTTACACAGGTTTTGTTAGAGCCCCGACCTCTTTGTTTATGTTGATTATTATTTGTACACTATCATTTAGTCGCTTCAACCTGCTGTGCCTTTAATATACCTCTTACTTTAATAAACCTTTCAAACTGTATTTTAGAAGCAAACCCTTCTATCGGTTAACTCCCACTAAAATCTTCCTCTTAAACCATCTTATTCCCTGAGTTAAGgtacatatatactgtatgttgatgCTGGTATGGTGTTCAGTTGGTTGAGACTGTGACTGCAACTCATTTTCCAAATAAAGTTGAGCTTTTTCTAGGCTACATGTGAGGgaaatgttttgtcattgttaatgatcatattaaatcattttgttacattattaGGATTGGTAACTAGAAGTAACACAGCCAAGTTGGTAAGAATACATTTCCTAGGTTAACTTTATGTTAAAACAATATCTTTTGCATTGCTGCGGTGTGTTTTTGAGTCAGGTGACTTGGACAGAAGTCAGCCTCGTCATGAATCTCATGACTTTAGGTTTCTTTACCCTGCGGCAAGACAATAGACATAGCAGGAATACCAAGCAAAGGCATTGGATCAGTTTtccattaaatgtttatttgaaagcaagttgatttttaaaacccttcattacttttttaattttcttaaatGTGGTAAGGGGTGCAGAGATTAGGACTTGGACTTGACCTGGGACGTGCCCTTTTTTTGTGACTTGATAGTCCTTATGTGAGATTTGTTCTTGCCTTgggacttttatttattttattttataagcCTTGACACCTGTTACTTACAAAACAATGTCTTTACATCTGCAATGTAGcctctcttgtttttgtttttttatcagaaTGAATAAGGAAGAGAAAATTATTTCCGGCAGCATTACAGGATCATGTTTGGATCTGTCAATTCTGACACACCACTGTATCACACAGTTTCACTTTGGTTCTTGGGAATGTTCACTGAAAATTGACAACCTAGATGACAGGCTGTGAAACTCCCAATTTTCCGCTGTTtatctttgtaaaaaaaaaaagtgtgtgtgtgtgtgtgtgtgtgtacatatacaaTCAGagggagctttattgccaagtagtgttttacacatccaaggaatttgctttggtgttaaggtgctacacacagacagacatacagctgacataaatagatgtagaaatatgaaataaacaaatgcaagttatataagaagaacagaaaaagataatacaactgacaatattttTGAGTAAAGGTTCATAGAAAGTTATAAGCTATAAAACGAGACAAAAGGTCAGTCTTCTGTACATTTCATACCTTGTTCTATGCTAATTCACTGCACATCAAGGGTATACACAATATACAAATACCTAATGACCCCCATGCAGTGGTCATCAACCAATAGCAGACATTACTTACATTGGTTAACGGATAAGCTTCCATACATCCAACGAACAACCCATGCGCATATCCAGGAAGTAGTCGTGGTGGTCCCACCCGCCCTCGGGCCAACCTCTTCTGTcagtaaagacaacaatgatCCGTTTGATCAAGTAACGCTGTAATAACGGCTCTGTGGGTgtgatgtttgtgtctgtactCAGAACGCAGAAAAATAAGCGTAAAACTTTGCAATTGTCGTCGCTAGAATCGCATGTATGTGAGTTAAATTGAAGAGTGGTTGGGACTGGACGTCGTGAATTAACTTCAGAAACTTTGGTAGCTGGCAAAGTTTAAAATGGATAGCCCATGCTGCGTGTGCTGAAAAACTAATCCATAAAGTTATGGTGTGAGCGATTTAACAGGACATTGTACGTTTACCACTCATAGTGTTGAGAAAAAGTTTCATTAACTGAACGTGGCTGCTGATAATGTCAGCATCAACAGCTGCAGCCAGAGCATCCCAGCAGCGCGTCAAGCACAGCGGCTCCCCAACAGCCGCCTGCCCCTCCTGTAGCAACACCACGGTCCGGTTGCAGCCTATCCGCGCCACGGTGCCGTACCAGCTTTTGCGTGGAAATCAGCACAGCCCAACCCGCTCcgcttcctcctccttctcagtAGCCGGGAGCAACACAGGACCGACGACGTCCCGTTGCTCCAGTCCCGCCAACCCGGGTGGAAGCGGCTCGGACGGCAGGCTGGTCCACAGACAGAGACTCTCACCGCCGGACAGCAGGAGCTCGCCAGAACGCTCTCCCCATTCGCCTGTTTCCAAAGGTAATTGTGTCCTTTACAGTAAACGAAGTTATCTTTAACGCACACATTGGCGTTCAGATAGCTTGGTGCTAACTGATGCTAAGTGTCGGTCTGCCTGGGATGGAGCGACCGTCACGCCAAACTACCTTCAAAAATCTGACAACTGAATGGTTTCGGCGACGAATGAACACGATACGtgcatttaaaaatgagaacaaataATTTTTCCTAACCGCTAAACGCTACTCTTGTGTTCGGTGTGTGTACGGTCCACAATCCAACATTAAACTTAAATATAATCTTAACTTTAATAATTGTCCCCACCATTCGCCATCAGGCGCCAcgttgtgttttggtgagaGAAGCTATTGGAAATGATAGGCGAAGCAGCtcaaaattttacattttaattcagATGAAGACTGTTTTGTAAATTACATATAGACCGAATTGTAAAGCGAGCTGTCATTCGGACACAGGTGGTGACATTTTGTTAAAGCCTATGTAACTTTACCAGTAAGTCAGGGCACCTTAAAATGTCAAGTTTTTCATAGCATATTTCAATGTAGCGAGCCGTTCTCTGTAACTACGAATGAACTAACGTTACCCTTTTCGGTACGAGAGGCTAGGCTAGTTGGCTAGCTTTCTAATTGGGTCATAATACGTTAGAGACCCGATGTTTAACGCTAACAGCATCTAACTTGGAGTGATATATATCTTTAATAGCTGTATTTCCACAGTAGGTCCCACTACCATGATCCAATATCTATCACAATATCAGTAATAACGTTAGTATTTTAGCACAACATAGCTTTGCCTGTTTTGGTGTAACGTTATTATTCTAGTGTGCTAGAATGGCGATTTAATTGGAGTAATTTGATATTAGCTAATGCAGTTGTTATTACATTACAGTGGCATTATCTTTGCAATGATGAGGTAAACATGTCAGTATATATATGCTAGTGTAGTGATGATGCAGCTACTCTGTCGAAGATAAGCAGGGCTCACTGATCTACACCAAAGGGACGATAAGACAGATTTTCAGAATCGGCTGTGAACACTGACAGCTTATTATTAATTCGTTACAGTGAGGTTGTTTACCATCAATGAAACGGAAAAAATGATGGCGTCAGCTGGTAGGTCTATGGCTCCTATGGCAACATTGGGGCCTAGCAGTCTGAGACATAAACAGAGCCCTCTGGGCAAGCAGGCCAGCGTCTGTAACtacatgcacataaaaatactattaggcaaacatgaacaaactTGAATATATATCTGTCTACAATGAGGAATACAATGTCCTCACAAATACACTAAAATATCTCTGTGTTTTTGAAATCCAGCTTGTGTC includes these proteins:
- the umad1 gene encoding UBAP1-MVB12-associated (UMA)-domain containing protein 1 isoform X2 translates to MYLAEQKRKTLIMFSFFGLRKDSKKSTPEKEVDGGFVIIGETVDDQRRRMQNLNVAQLSTNVVVQPSKSSCAVPAQPTYTMHPTALPTTAPIAGTSAVEAASTLPDLLGDIPFTLAPHVLAMQAGFPLIPDVLLSRDINYNLSSFQYDFTLENSVLHNA